CAACAGGTTagcttaattttttatatttggcatgccaactcaccttttagctaaaTGTTTtatatggttggagatgctctaagtcatCATATAATACTTTTCGATTTATGAAATTCAGGCAGAGTTGAGAAAGCTCGGGATGCTTTGTAATctttggattttattttatacggtttttctatggtgtgcccatgggcacatgctaagcgcggaaaattttgtgcttagatcattttgattggttcttctctcttgataatggtggacccccctgcaaatacattAACCaccccaatcaaaatctcccaaatacaaaaatttccgcgcttagcatgtgcccatgggcacacactagacaaaccgtattttataatatgagatcgacaattaattaataatcccGAGGACTTTTATTTCATGCATAAACTAGGCTCATTTTGTGCAGACAACTAGACAAGCTTGATCAGTAATCTTCACGCGTATACAACTATTCAACTGATTGCTTAAAAGTTGCAACCTCCTGCTTTttgtcaaaaatataataaaccaCCTCATGCTTGGAAGAAGCttacaagaaaaatataatacttcAAGTTTCACGTGTAAATGATCTTCagatcaagaaaaaaaattcaattaaatGATATATTGATTAAAGAGCTCTACACAAATCCATTTTACAAACAGACACGGCTCAACTTAAGATCAAACTATTCGCTGACAGCCAAAGATTGTCCCATGACTTGATACATCTAACAAGCTCTAACTTTCCATCCTCGATAGGGTAAAACTTCGGTATAAAAGAACTGTATTCATCTACACAGTCATCCTTTAGATAACTCGAGCTTATAATACACAATCCATGATCTTGTTAGCGAATAGGGTGATACTGCGTGATCCCTCTCTTTGGAGGCAACTTTCTCAGAATGAAAAGGACTAGAATGGAAGGCAGGATCTCCACCAACTGCCAGGTTGTAAATGAGAATATAATTGTTAATAAGCCCAAGAGATAGTCTGTGCGAGACTAAGAAATTCTGCGAGGAACATGTAATACCCCCTTAACCAGCTAAAACCAAGGTTCTTTCAGACAATAGGTCAAAGACATGCAAAATAGTAATCATTACTTATCTACTTAAGTCAATAAAAACAATCAGCATTTGAAAATCATGATACAACTTAGGCAGGAATTGGCACACCATCAAACAGAAACACGCAAGAGTAGCTTCAATTTTTTTCATAGATGACATTCCAAATCTTTGATCCCAAGATAACAAGATAAgtacttctagtatttatactTAAATGCAATACAAGCAGGTTTTGTTTAGATTTCTCATTCTCATCCCAATAATTCTCCCCACTCCTTAATATTTATCTAGCAATGTTTAGGGCTACAAGAATCAAAAGACGTAGGCATAACCTTATACCCCCTCAATTACTATATTTTTGTCATTCAAAAAGAAATTACACATCTAAATTGAATCGTAGATGACATTTTCTACTTTTCCCTAAAATCCTAAGCAATCATAAAACTacctatattaaaaaataatacaaacGGCTTGAAACCTACATTAAGAAAGCATAAAAAGGACTTATAAAATGCAATTAATGCTAGGACTGAAAATGGGTAGTGTGGGGGACATTATTGAATGAACCTAAATAGGAAAGGCAACAGCTTATTGCTTTTTTCCCAaaaccaattttttttggaaTGAAGAAGTATAAAATTTGGACATCAGGGCATAACCTATAGGTTTTATCATATACAAGGTTGTAAAAATGTTGGCTTTATTACAGTGTCTCAGTCATAAGCAAACAGGGGACACTATAGACGGTATTCACTTAGATTTGTTGGATATTTGGGATAAAAGTGTCACTATGTTGAAAAAAGATTCAACATGTATAGCATGTTCTTCACCTACTAAGACACAAATGACACTTAAAATGTGCAGTGGCAACCCTTTAGTTTCAACTTTCAAAGTCCACTTCAGACGCCAATTTTAAGCACAAAGAAGCCTTTGCGTTTCACCTCATACCTATTCCCGGAAGATTTCAAAATTACAACCCCGTGTCAAACAAACACAGCACTCCTTACTGGGTGCACTTTGAAATGCAAGGAACGTCTTACTCCCgaatatataactaataagtaGCTATATAAACTGGTATGCATTCATAAATATCTGCTACcaacattaaatataaaacgGGTGCACTACTGAGCTTTAACAGGTACTCACCAAGTAATATATGAAGTTTAGAACAGGGTGATACAGAACATCAAGGTCTGCCGCTTTATCAAATGCATTGAAGCACATCTGCACATAAGATGCGATAAGACAGGGAATAGTACACAAGCAAGTGTTTTTTTCACCaactagaaaaagaaaatgcaTGTTGCCGAAGCAAAAGAAATATTAATGAGTAATCCACTTACCATAATGCATCTGATAAGGAAACATGTAAAGCATATTGTAGTAACATAGCCAACCTAAGAAAGTAAAATACAACAGTAAGTTAACATTTAAACATGAAAACTTAAGAATGAACCAAAAAAATAACAGTTAAATATAAGCACCTCCTGTAGCTTCTTACGTCGACCTTTTGATTCTACAGGAAATCTTTGCAACATCAGGAAGAGCCTGCATATCAATTCATATATGAGGTAACAGGGATAGAATATAGAATTGTGATATATAGAACACATGACAAAGCTTAATATAAGCACATCCTGTTTCTCTTACTTTTCCTTTTTTTGAGGGGGAGAGGGGGGAGGGGAGTTGGGTTGAGTATTTGGAAGAAACATATTGTGAAGGTTACTAGCACTCGACTGTTTAGATAGGGTCTCAGATGCTTTGATGTTCCAAAATAGGGCTTTGAGTTAAAGAATATTACCAGTGACAAATGGGTATATATGCAAATTGCGGGAATATATGAAAACAAGAGTTACCTTCCACCGTAAAGGAGAAAACCCAAGGCTGCAAACAAGGAAACCCCTGCCAAGGATACATAATATGTGTTAGCAATAGCATCAAGAGGTAAACAGTTTTCAGTACAACATAATTAGCAGAACCgtgaaacataaaaaatatatgtttaatcaCAAACCTGCGAAGAACATCTTTGACAAGATAACCAGTGCCGGGATAGGATTCCACCATATAACTAACCACAGGACAATCTGtaagatattcaaaaaaaattaaaaaattaagtataATCAATCAATCATGAGAAAAAGCAGCTTCATAGGTCAGTCTAGACGCTAATAATATGATAGGCTAACATTTTTATCGGTTTACAGTAATGGAGTTATATTGCATCTAATTTAACAAAAAGATGCATAATTATGAGGAGTCATCAAAGTTAACTACTAAGGGAGGAGTTCTTTGGAATTCAAAAGACGATTCCTATAATAGTTTTATTAACAAAAGCGTTCAATATGGCAGCAATAAAGTTCATTACAAGCACCACTACAACAAAATGAGACACCTTTTATCATAATTGACATCGGATCACATCACAGGTAATTATGAACAAAATATAGTATTGTATGTAGAGATGGAGAAGACTTCTTGATCAACAGAGTGCTAAACAGCAGATTAGTTCTTagtaatatcacaaaaacatTATACAATTTGCTACAGACTCCATAAGAAGATATGCTAACCCTCAACTCACTGATTCACCAAACAGACAAGGCATATGCATTCAATTCTACATTTTTTAAGTATAATGTGAAActactaatttaatgataaaagaaataaaaagaggCACAACAGGAtatgaacaaaacaaaaacattttttcacaaaataaaGCACAATTCCCTTAAGAACTTATTTAAACCCCTGGATTTTAGCTACCCGGCTAAAAAGAAAAGAGTTAACCTGAATGGCATACACCACTCCATTTATTGTCAAGAAACTTGGTCTGAGCCCATCAGTGGATACAGCACGCGCCTGTATGATTATTTCATCAACATCAGATTAGCAAACACGAGTCACGCATATAAGTAAGGTGTGAGACTCTGGAAAAACATACCTGATAGTAAATTTCTGCCCAAAATAAAACCAACAGTGCATAAGTTGTGAAAAATGCAAGACTTGGCACATCAAGCACCATATGCCGTACaatctgaagaagaacaaagaagatCATGATAAGCTATGACTAGATACAATCTCAAGATATACACATGATCAGACAAGAATTCCAGATAGTTCTTATAACCTCTGGTTGAAAGTTTTGAACATCTCTCCGAAACACAAAAACCACCGCCCGAACTGCAAATAACAAGATTGTAAACTAACAAGGTAAAGAAAAAAAACTAAGATCAAACCGGAGAAAGTATTAACACCTCAGAACACGAACCTCCATTTACCaagaaattgagaaaatgaAAGACCTTCTGAGTAGTCCATCCATACTCAGGTACTCTTAATTGTATCCGAACCAATTGTACCTGAAACATTGAAAACCTAACTAGTCACTACTACGTCACAACCTCCGCTCCATTCCACTTACACAATATACACACATCGCCACTTGTTCCCTACGCAACCAAGTAGCTAACAACTTATCTGCCTCGTAACAAACATTTTATCTTACAACAAGAACTCAAAACACTCCAAACTAGAACGTCTCTTATTCACCTTAACTAAAATCAAACCCTAAATTCAATCAGTTACACATAAATCCCCTCCACTCGACATATTTCCACATCAGACGCTAAGATTCAACTTAAAATCACAACATCTTcaacaaacacataaattataacaaaattacaCGAATCAAAGCAAAAGCACAGAATCGATATCGAATTCGAAACCCTAAGCACAAAACTAACACATACAAGCTACAATCAAACATGATACACATATACAAAACTATATAAGCGATGGAGAGACGAAAGTACGAGAGCGATAGCGGCGACGAAGGCGTAGAGAGCGGCGAGAAGGTGATAAATCCGGTTCTGCCAAGCATCCGAATAGTTAACATGATTCCACCAATTAGATGCGTCCTGTAAAGTGTCGTAATACGACGTCGTCACCGACGGCCATAGTATTCCCCGAACCATCGCCGGCAATCGGAGTTGTTTTCCGGCAAGAAAATAATCAGATTGAATCAATCTTGTTTATCACTGTGtgtaattgtgtgtgtgtgttttgtgtgTATAGGTGTATGTATAGGTTGATTAATTTTTGCGAGATTGATGAAATTTGAATAGGAAGAGATGGCCGGCGACAAGTGGTTGTGTTTGTGTGTGGGAGAGGTGCGTttcgttttatttttatattttccgcTTGCTTTTGTCTGCAcgatttaaaaattttcattatcaTATTGATTAATCCCTCCGTATTTTCGATATGTTTAT
This genomic window from Daucus carota subsp. sativus chromosome 7, DH1 v3.0, whole genome shotgun sequence contains:
- the LOC108193218 gene encoding tobamovirus multiplication protein 3 gives rise to the protein MVRGILWPSVTTSYYDTLQDASNWWNHVNYSDAWQNRIYHLLAALYAFVAAIALVQLVRIQLRVPEYGWTTQKVFHFLNFLVNGVRAVVFVFRRDVQNFQPEIVRHMVLDVPSLAFFTTYALLVLFWAEIYYQARAVSTDGLRPSFLTINGVVYAIQIVLWLVIWWNPIPALVILSKMFFAGVSLFAALGFLLYGGRLFLMLQRFPVESKGRRKKLQEVGYVTTICFTCFLIRCIMMCFNAFDKAADLDVLYHPVLNFIYYLLVEILPSILVLFILRKLPPKRGITQYHPIR